One window of SAR324 cluster bacterium genomic DNA carries:
- a CDS encoding flagellin encodes MRVNHNIASMTALRHLTNTAEHTARNLERLSSGLRINSARDSPAELMISENMRARIGSVDQAMRNTETSISMVQTAEGALSEVSSMLINMRQLAVHAANEGANDNQMMQADQNEIENLLATLDRISNSTQFGSKVLFNGSNAANGVTVGDGFRFVSASEKTQAAPTKEGYPIDILQVGVRARMSGTKPIEIENVEKGLTFVINEGKAMMSLNTTEGPLSESLNRLLDNHYRSPELFTREDVEKGMQQLISRAMNDKADENGLQVEVYINRAGMLTVRHKHFGSEPSFSITVNQPEVLTQIADEAQFSEGGRDVAGFIGGEIAIGRGQRLTGAPGTAIEGLAIEYTKELGSRIEEYINPETGELVEVREVLDDNSTLAGKETDGYVHVTQNSMIFQVGPNCEQEEAFSLCSVRSNELAKGVKNESDFRSLADIDVTTQQGASDAICMIDEAINQVSQCRADIGSFQKNSLETNLRNLRVHNENLVSAESTIRDADMAAEMSDFTRNQILLASGTAMTAQANQLPKSVLQLISAV; translated from the coding sequence ATGCGAGTGAATCATAATATTGCATCCATGACCGCCCTGCGCCACCTGACCAACACCGCAGAACATACAGCAAGAAATTTGGAGCGCTTGTCGTCCGGTCTCAGGATTAATTCTGCACGAGATTCGCCGGCTGAACTGATGATCTCAGAGAATATGAGAGCTCGGATCGGTAGTGTAGACCAAGCAATGCGCAACACTGAAACTTCGATCTCGATGGTCCAAACTGCAGAGGGTGCTCTCAGTGAAGTTAGTAGTATGCTGATCAACATGCGCCAACTAGCGGTTCATGCTGCAAACGAAGGTGCAAATGACAATCAAATGATGCAAGCAGATCAGAATGAAATTGAGAACCTTCTGGCTACCTTGGATCGTATCTCAAACTCAACGCAATTTGGTTCAAAAGTGCTTTTCAATGGTAGCAATGCAGCAAACGGAGTCACTGTAGGTGACGGCTTTCGCTTTGTTTCTGCGTCTGAAAAGACACAGGCTGCACCAACAAAAGAAGGGTATCCGATAGATATTCTCCAAGTTGGTGTGCGAGCACGGATGTCAGGGACCAAGCCAATTGAGATTGAGAACGTAGAGAAAGGCCTCACCTTCGTAATCAACGAAGGTAAGGCGATGATGTCGCTCAACACCACAGAGGGCCCGCTCTCTGAGAGCTTAAACCGCCTACTTGATAACCACTACCGTTCTCCAGAGCTGTTCACTAGAGAAGATGTTGAAAAGGGAATGCAGCAGCTGATTTCTAGAGCTATGAATGACAAAGCGGATGAGAACGGGCTTCAAGTAGAGGTTTATATCAATCGTGCGGGGATGTTGACAGTTCGCCACAAGCACTTTGGTAGTGAGCCAAGCTTCAGTATTACGGTAAATCAACCTGAGGTGCTAACCCAAATAGCTGATGAGGCTCAGTTTTCAGAAGGTGGGCGTGATGTGGCGGGTTTCATTGGTGGAGAAATTGCGATTGGACGAGGCCAACGACTCACTGGAGCTCCAGGAACTGCCATCGAAGGTTTAGCCATCGAATATACCAAGGAGTTGGGTAGTCGTATCGAAGAATACATTAATCCAGAGACTGGTGAACTTGTTGAAGTCCGCGAAGTGTTGGATGACAACAGCACTTTGGCAGGTAAAGAAACTGACGGATATGTTCATGTCACTCAAAATTCAATGATTTTTCAAGTTGGGCCAAACTGTGAACAAGAAGAGGCATTTTCTCTGTGTAGCGTGAGATCCAATGAATTAGCGAAAGGTGTAAAAAACGAAAGTGATTTCAGAAGCCTGGCTGATATTGATGTGACTACGCAGCAAGGAGCCTCAGATGCAATCTGTATGATTGATGAAGCGATAAACCAAGTCAGTCAGTGTAGAGCTGATATTGGTTCTTTCCAGAAAAACTCACTGGAAACTAATTTACGTAACCTCCGGGTTCATAATGAGAATTTGGTCAGTGCAGAATCCACAATTCGTGACGCTGATATGGCTGCAGAAATGAGTGATTTTACACGAAATCAAATCTTATTGGCTTCTGGTACCGCAATGACTGCACAAGCGAACCAATTACCAAAATCAGTCCTACAACTAATCAGTGCTGTATAA
- a CDS encoding flagellin, with product MMRIKHNIAALNAHRNLVNNNDVTNKTLQRLSSGMKINQAADGPASLVISEKLRAQIGGLRQAIDNSEIGIAMVQTAEGALNEISASLVTMRQLAVHAANEAVNDDEMLHADQEEINNILSMINRVSRDAQYGKKHLLDGSRGANGVTSGENLEFVSANEKTKGSGVGGYKIEVVETAKRAQVTGTLALTNEIIDRGEQITIEEGGKTITFHTLRGETIEANLNALKKTMADSNIGVELVLPNQQQLESLLEDSDLRSSIRYRIIGVHNNADALEDVLRQEDVATALREVGLTADDVRAAAANITDSNEPQFITLRHKDYGTEPVFSVTSTTAGLVAAESDVPQEINNGRDIAGKIQGEVAFGKGQVLKGGAFTQADGLEILYTGAKASEKGEFVGSVTVTQNSMYFQIGANCGQTVTHGIREITSKGLARAVENLSGFKSLADIDVRTAQGAQDAICLIDKAIQEVSGTRGRMGAFHKNNLQSNLNYLRSAHENVTKAESVIRDTDVAEEMTLYTRNQIMMEANVAMLAQANQAPSVLMRLLQ from the coding sequence ATGATGCGAATTAAACATAACATTGCTGCACTGAATGCACACCGCAATTTGGTGAACAACAATGATGTGACTAACAAGACATTACAGCGGCTCTCCTCCGGTATGAAGATCAACCAGGCAGCGGATGGTCCGGCTTCATTGGTTATTTCAGAAAAATTGCGAGCCCAAATTGGTGGTCTGCGACAAGCCATCGATAACTCTGAAATTGGCATCGCAATGGTTCAAACAGCGGAAGGTGCACTGAACGAAATCAGTGCTTCTCTGGTGACCATGCGTCAATTGGCCGTTCATGCTGCAAACGAAGCTGTGAATGACGACGAAATGCTCCATGCAGATCAAGAGGAAATCAATAACATCCTAAGCATGATCAACCGGGTCTCTCGAGATGCGCAATATGGCAAGAAGCATCTGCTTGATGGTAGTCGTGGTGCAAACGGAGTGACCAGCGGGGAGAATCTGGAATTTGTCAGCGCCAACGAGAAGACAAAAGGCTCTGGAGTAGGTGGCTACAAGATTGAGGTTGTGGAAACTGCTAAGCGTGCCCAAGTAACAGGAACATTGGCACTAACAAATGAAATTATTGACCGCGGTGAGCAAATCACAATTGAAGAAGGTGGAAAGACAATTACTTTCCACACCCTACGTGGTGAAACAATCGAAGCAAATCTCAATGCGCTGAAGAAGACGATGGCCGATTCAAACATCGGTGTTGAATTGGTGTTGCCTAATCAGCAGCAGCTGGAGTCCTTGCTGGAGGATAGTGATCTGCGCTCGAGCATCCGCTATCGGATCATCGGGGTACATAACAACGCAGACGCACTTGAGGATGTGCTTCGCCAAGAAGATGTTGCCACTGCCCTGCGTGAGGTTGGCTTAACCGCAGATGATGTGCGTGCGGCTGCTGCAAACATTACCGATTCCAACGAGCCACAATTCATCACCTTGCGGCACAAGGATTATGGGACAGAGCCAGTCTTTTCAGTCACCAGCACTACTGCAGGTTTGGTAGCAGCAGAGTCAGACGTGCCTCAAGAGATCAACAACGGTCGTGATATAGCTGGCAAGATTCAAGGAGAGGTTGCTTTTGGCAAGGGACAAGTACTCAAAGGAGGTGCTTTCACTCAGGCTGATGGTCTAGAAATTCTTTACACCGGTGCAAAAGCCAGTGAGAAAGGTGAATTCGTTGGCTCTGTCACCGTTACTCAAAACTCGATGTATTTCCAGATTGGAGCCAACTGTGGTCAAACCGTTACTCATGGTATTCGTGAGATTACCTCGAAGGGATTGGCAAGAGCCGTTGAGAATCTCTCAGGATTCAAGTCATTAGCAGATATTGATGTCCGAACTGCACAGGGAGCTCAAGACGCTATCTGCCTGATCGACAAAGCAATTCAGGAAGTTTCTGGAACACGTGGCCGGATGGGAGCCTTCCACAAAAACAATCTCCAGAGCAACCTGAACTACTTACGAAGCGCACATGAAAACGTGACAAAGGCAGAGTCCGTCATCCGTGATACGGACGTTGCTGAGGAGATGACGCTCTACACCCGAAATCAAATCATGATGGAAGCTAACGTCGCGATGCTGGCTCAGGCGAATCAGGCTCCAA